Within Haematobia irritans isolate KBUSLIRL chromosome 2, ASM5000362v1, whole genome shotgun sequence, the genomic segment TTATAGAGGACCAAAAGATCTATAGATCAGAATCCCAATACCCAAATGAAAAACGCCATTTCAGTGTATCTTTGATTAAGATACAATGAAagtattaataatattaataatattacaataataatattattaataatattacataaataaataaataaataagcaaattaagtaatctaaaattaaaatatttataataagaaTTGGCTTTTCCGTCTATTACCGTTTGGCAAAAGTATGCCAGGAGGCTTTTTGTtttcacatataggtggcgATCAAACGAATATTCACTGATATATTTTCTCTCTCATTCAGCGTTGccaaaacgaaaatttattttggaccaatttttttccaaaatcggaccaaaattccctccagcggaccaaatttccattttcgaagaaaatgccTCAAGATGTATTATATTATTGTACATagtgcttttattaaaaaagttaagTAAACCAGAAAGGAATGTTGTTATTTAGCGGTTGTCATAGGAATCAAAACgtcgacttttcaacttttttaaaattttaaaaaatagactATTTGAAAAGGTCGACAATTTTAGTTGACATCAAAAGTCGAAATTCAATATTACAAAAAGTTTAAACTTTCATCTTAGAGGTAGGTAAAAACAACTGTCACACATTTAGTTTATATTGGCATTGCCCCATGAAGaataatctcccgattttacttcttgagagaATAcaatagaaatcttttggacaaattttggtccgatcggaccaaaatggcaatgcTGCTCTCATTGTTCCATAAGTCCCAAATTGCTAATAAACAAATGACGGCATGAACCTTAATAGTCTTGAACATTACTTACCTAAGATATCCTCTGGGAGACGGGTTCAATGTATAAAAAACTAACACAAACTTGTTTATTTCCTTTCTAAAGTAGGTTATTTGtcttttttccaatttacttaagACCAACgagaaatttatttgtctatttttCCAATTTACAACGCGAAATTTGCAACAACACACACATTGAATTGGCGAGGAAACCGTGCGGTTTGGCAATGTCAATAAACATATGACAAACAGAGTTGCCTGTATCATTTGAGAAAAAGTTTAAACAATAACCCAATAAGCACTATTAGGAGCTTTTTCATAATACAGCAtgaaatgtaccaaaattttttgaatttgacggcacttgtgagaatccccaccacgtcggaaGCAGTTGTACGTCGTAAAACGGCGtcactacacacaaagaaaatttcattaaaagtcagccaacgaaaaattttcattgatataacgaaatattttcattaatacaatgaaaataatcgttaatagtacgaaacattaGGTTGATTAACACAAAATTCGTTAtactaacgaaaaatttcgttgtattaacgaatttgtttcaattgctgacttttaatgacacatttcgttaatataacgaaactttttctattagtgtattgaGACGTTGTACCGCGCcagcctgccagcatttcaaagttccatttcttcctcatcgctaccatatactcgtaagtgacactacaacaatcgccaactgtgatggggcaagcgtatcaaaaagtacaaaatgtacaaaatgtacatgaaaaggcattttatattttgtgaaacgccaagctcaactatcttattataatttatttaaataaaaacgaaaatgaagggctgaaaacatatttattacgtttaaaattgtgaaaggtatattccctgccaacattttttgaatttgacggcgcttctgagaatccccaccacgtcgaaaacaatcgtatacgacatccaaaactcgtcggaaaagcgccgtcactattgagaagttgtaccacgttaCTAAAAAAAAGTACCGCATGAAtgttttgattaaacatttataaattcttatatatataacatttatacgactatcacttcacatttaacataattttttgcattaataaaagaatgcacTTGTGGGTGGcgttttaaatttatctaatagggcacctaataattgcactcatgcgatgctTTTTTgtggtaacttggcgtggtacaacttctcaatagtgacgtcgcttttattaattttattgttacaatTTGAGATtataattaacggaaactaatttaaataaacttaaatctagaaatatcaaaaacaatataaaatggctcttgtaacaatagtgatgacaaaatagtttcatgtacattttgttgtttttgatacgCTTCTCCAATCACAGTttgcgattgttgtagtgtcatttacgagtctgtggtagcgatgaggatgaaatggatctttgaaatgctggcaggggtcACTGATAGCATTTCAAAGTTGGATTTCATTCCCATCGCtatcacagactcgtaagtggcaCAACAACAAACGCAAGGCaccaaaaagtacgaaatgtacatgaaagtattttgccgtcACTATTCTTGCAAGaatcattttggtattttgtgaAACAGCAATCGAAGATaacttcttaaaaattaattgaataaaagcaaaaattaaatataacttTATCCATTATGCATTTGACTAGTTTACCACTACATACATTTCGTAATCCTCAATCAACATCCCAGCTCTGACATGCGCGAAAATTCATCTGCGCTCTCAATTAGTAAAGTCTAAAGCTTTTAGCATTaaaaaaacagcattaaaagcaGTGATGCCATGCGTAGGGAAAAGTCCTTTTTTGTAgggattttttcctaaaattacatCTGTAGGGGAAAAAGgacagatttttaattttttctacaaatgtagggaatttttccaatttaaagagtttactacattttgcaacaagaagagtacttttccttaatattccAAATAGAAAAGTTCAGCGGTAACGTTAAAAGATGTTTTGCATTggtatttaattacaaatgcGTAAATAGATTTCATTTGCAGGAATGAACGCTTCCATTaaggttcataaactggtgatgGCTTCCTCAACTTGGTGCCtctcaatattttctaatacaaagaTCACTTGCAGTGCATACGCGGATTCGTGTACATAAATGTAGGATTAAGTATTATTACAATACTTATTCGAGCCTATTGAAcaagaagattaagggaattagtACTATTACTGAAAAGaacttgtccaataagctcgaataagtattgtaataatatatAGTTTAAATGACTTCGACATTAAGCCGGCCTGCATTGgtgtcaggctaacataaaaatagtaaatgtaGGATTTTTATTCCGAAATATCTTCAAAAACTGTTACATTCACAaaagtttttaatgttttagaaaaatgttgtctagtgaagaaaataaaaccattccaacaaaatttataattttgatcaaattggcTCATTGTTGAATTAAAGCGTTGGCTAGAGGCGGTCGAAAAAGACGATTTTAAATACCAATGCATTGCTTGTGGAAGAAACAGACCTGAAGAAACACGCGGCCATTAAAgtccacaagaaaaatgttgctagtgttaaaaatgagcaatgatgttgcaatgttcgaaatccgaataaaaatttcaattattgaacatttggtccctttattgaaggatataatccctaatattaaagaaattgaatttaatataaaatatttgtcattttcttgccaaatttgtttgaatttagtaCCGTAGGGAAAATgtagtgaaaaaaattgtgggcgtagggaaaaaagggaatttttaggagccgcgtagggaattttcaaaaaacttcctgGCATCACTGATTAAAAGAGAACTTGCATTTCATCTATCgaaaaaggaaaattaaaacaaagagTCACCTCCCACCGACAAGCCGGCATTTTCTTACTGCTTaggaaagaaaataatttttttctgaaaaatttatttgctactgTTTGTATCACAAGAATTTAATAAATATGTCGGTCTGGACACCATTAGAATCTAACCCTGATGTAAGTTAACCtagaaaattaattcaaagTCCTTATTCGTCCGTCGCCTGTTTGTGGAAGCTGGCGCCATTGATGACtcatgtaaattttgtaaaatcataTTTTAGGTATTGACCAAATACATTCACACACTGGGTGTATCCAAAGAATGGTCACTAACCGACGTAATGGGCCTGGAGCCAGAGATGTTGGAATGGATACCCAAACCCGCAAAATCTATAATATTGCTATTTCCTTGCTCGGAAAAAGTAAGTAAAACATGttaatttatgtatataaatttattgGATGGAAATGGGACTTCCAATGCATCAATTCGCCATTACAATTCTTTTTTCATCTTTTCTtcatttgcaaacaattttattaaacaagtttttaaatagaaaatcccCCTTATACTACAGCTGAATTGATAAATGATTCAATGATTGACGTATCATCTCTTAGTTACTCCATCATGATTGTCTACATGATGGACATATTGAAAGTATTTTTCCATATGCttgtttatattgaactttTGGAATACATGCTTTAATTCCTACATTGATTGAAGAGTATATTCTTCTTTTGGCCCTTCCATCCACGCATCGAATGTAATACCTTCTCATTCGTGTGTAGTAAGATCCGAAATGATCCTTTGGATGTAGTTACGCCTTTCGGGTTTGAGCTTTATATGCTAACATTCACATACCCCGACGACAGCAGTGCAATTCCGGTGGATGAGAGATAATCTCCACGAAATACATATAAATTCGACGATAAGGGAACACAAACTCTTATAAGATTATCGTGCCTTTGTTTAGACGAGCTTATTTCTAAGGCTGTTCTAAACTATGTATAGCACTTAATTGGTTTGAACAAAGCAAGTCAACGAGAGAAATAGGTCTCGAAAtgattaatcaaaataaaaaaacttgatGCTTTGTATAGCTTGGATGGTAAATATGCAAACAAGTGGTCAAAGGATTTGGTTGCAGTTTTATGTGGACTAGAGCTCGAAGCTGTTATTTATTTTTGGCCGAATCCGATGTTCGGCAAAAACAAGCAATAATCGGCCGATtgctaaaatttgtaattatataaGTTTGGTGTACTTTACTTCAATATTAGCATATTtaattgtcttttttttttgaattttttaaaattcagtaATATTATAATGGCAAAAAAGGATTTTTGTACATTTTCACCATTCAAACTTGTTCTTCGTTCGGAAAAAGTCGTCCCGCTGCACCGAGCAATTGTTCGCTGACAACGCTGCTCTTAAATGTTGAAAAGGTCAACTCTTCCAATATTCAAATATGTTACCGTTTCGTAGCACCTAATCTCCTTAATGTACAATTTAATTTTGGTCGAGTTCTAATGTGGACAtctattttttagcttttggaaaTCTTAGTTTAGGGTCCTTAGACTCCAATGTTAAATATAGGCGACAATaacagtttttatttttctgtctCGGTAGTATGAAAAGCATCGTGCCGAAGAGAATGAGCGTTTGGCTGGTGAGGCTCAAAATCATCCAAAGTCTTTATTTTATATGCGGCAATTTACATCGAATGCCTGTGGCACTGTGGCTCTTATTCACAGTGTTGCTAACAATGCAGAGTAAGTTTTTAATTGCTTGAGGTActcattaaaataaacaaataatttcaaTTGTAGCATTGTCTTGGAGGATGGCCCACTAAAGAAGTTTTTGGATACTGCCAAAGATCTTACACCAGAAGAAAGAGGAAAAGCATTAGAGAGCGACAAAGGTGTGACAGATAGTCATCAAACATTAGCTCAGGTATATGAAAAACAATGCATCATATAAGTACATTGAAGAACCTTAAAGTTTTCCGAATATGTAGGAAGGACAGACTGCTGCTAATCCTGAGGAAAAAGTTAATCATCATTTTATTGCATTGGTCAATGTCGAAGGTACTTTGTACGAACTAGACGGACGTAAATCATTCCCGGTTAAGCATGGCGCCACCACCgatgaaaactttgtccaagatGCTGCTCGTGTTTGCAAGGAATTTATGGCACGCGATCCAGAAGAATTACGCTTTACTGTAATGGCTTTGGCTGCATCACAAAATTAAggaatttatatacttttttatactATCAAAAATTACATTCGCCTAATCTGTATTACAGCTACCTCGCTGAATTGAATTTTGTTGcagattttgttgttgttttggtttgtttgtttattttttttaatttttatgctaAGTAGCTTATACGCtttttttctcttaaaacatgaattttcatctatgtattaaaaaataaataaacgcaAAATTATAATAGCATATCCGTTAGCTGacgtttttattttcaatttcttccTTAAAACACGTGAACAATGCAAATACATATGAATCAACATATTGTGGGTACTCCCAGAGGGATGTCCATCTAataagttcagatttagaagtaCAATGTGGtatgttttctgcaaagagaattttttttatttattacacaaGTTTATAGCCGAAAATATATGAATTATATTAATAATGGAAATCATTTACTACTTTATGATAACACCGCGTAATTGGTAAGTTCGGAACTAATGTGAAAGATCTCTAGAAATGTGGGAAGACagaattttagtccaattgcCCTACGCGACTGTAACCGATTCATTTTTCTTGATATCTGCAAAAGGGGTAAGATGATTTCGCAAACGAAGTAAGACAAAGATTCGAGTAAGGGAATCTTATTTTGATAAGGtataaaatgcaaatatttaaacaagttataaaatatCTTAAGGCTTAGGTTATTTTTGTTTGACCATTTTTTCTTCGGCTAAAAAGCAAACCAAAAGAGCCTACaggaaaataaattatataatttctttatatattCTTACTACTAACAATAAACCAATCCAAAGTTCATGTATAGTGTAATACTTTTTCCCCAATGTTCCGATATACGGAATCGCAATTTGCACACAATTTATTATTCTTCCAACGAAAATATCGTGATACTCTGGGACATAAGTCTAATTTCAATTGGAAGTTTTGAGTTTACATGTTTAAGGATTGATGAAGTATTtccaaactaaaaatttgagatttgAGAGATCTTTTGAAGTGAGAGTTGCTCGGGCTTTTAAtgcccttaggttaggtggcagcccgatgttttaggctcactcagactattcagttcattgtgataccacattggtgaacttttctcttatcactgaatgctgcccgattccattttaagcttAATGCCCTTCCTGACGCCTTGAGGATGTTTGGTGTGTCTGATTGGTTCTGAGAGCTTTTGATGCGTgggtatttttataaatattatttgttaGTTTTATGGATATTGTTTGCTGTTAGCTGGGACTCTGATAGCCACTATTATAAGTCTTGTAATTACTATATGAACTATTGTCAATTTGCCAGAGGGTTGTTTtgtatattgaaatttgttatatattattatttttatttatttatttttattttatttatttcaaaatttttcgtaaTACAAAGCCTATAAGgccaattaatttatattacttATGACAAATCCTgagtaattattattatatttataagtcAAGTACTCTAATTAttctatatacatttataatattattccTGCAATATTAAAGTGGCTCCCCAGCCATAAAcaaaaataggaaaaatatatataatcatCAAAATAAGCCCATaacatgataaaaaaaatttgaaatacaagTACTGAATTAgagaataataaaatgaaatgaaatgtaaGTAAGTATAAGTATAAAACCATAAATGACTGAAACTTTACAAAGATTGGGTTGTAGAGGCAAAAAATTCCATTAGCTTCAATCGGAACACATTGTTACATTGAGAAAAAATCCTCAACTCAAGTGGTAGTCCGTTCCACGTACGTGCAATTCTAACCAGAAACgatctagaaaatatagttcttCTGATCCGAGGTATAAATATCTGTATGTTCCGTGTCGATCGTGAGAACGTAAATTTAAGACGTAGAGGTAAAGGTCTGGATTCCCTAATCACCTTGTAGAATAGGCAGATGCTCCGATACTCAGATGCTCCGATACTCAACAATTATGCTCCGATACTCAACAATTATTGTTACGAGTTTAGGGTAAAAATAAGTAGATATTTGCTATTTTTACGTCggattatcaattttttagtaGTACAGCGAACTGTTTTGAAATTCTTACTTTCAAGAGTTTAGGgtaaacattaagaattcttcAATTCTGCTTtgaatttatgtattttttagtAGACTGAATTGTATTCGTtgtaattttgttataatttgccATGGGgctttaaaattacaaataaaatatgaatagaataagagagaagtccatCTCCAACGGTGCGAATTGTCTCAGAAAGCCTAATGTAGTAGCCTAACCTATCGTTAACCAAAATGTTAGTAAccgcaaaaaatattatattgtgcAATATACTACATTAAAATCTGATGTCATCCAACTATAAGTATTTTACCTGCTACAGCTTTTTTTATATTGGCCTCATTTTCATATCGGGTAGCCAAATCCTCCataaatgttacaaaatttggcaaCTGCCACGACCGGTAGAATATTTCGTTACAGCTTCCTGGTAATTTACTTAATGCCCGCAGTTGTCTGAGTGAGTCttttgtttttacagaaatatcATTGCAAATTGAAGCTATAATGGCTAGATTAGCACAATGTGGCTTCAATGTACTGGGATACAGCGTGAAATCTTCGTTTTTCTCAGAAGAATTTATTTGTTCCAACAACTTGCCCTTTGTCGCTTCTATATGAGAGCATAATTGTAGTCCTCGTTTGTCTGCCATATtccattttttaaaatgttccaATGTTGTGTTTATAATTACTTCTAATCGTGCTCGGCACGCCAAAACATTTGAATCTGCATTAGCTTTTGTTTTCGAACTGGGCGAATCTATAAATGTTTGGGAACGTGTTTAGAAATGTTACGCACTCATTATAAAGATAACCTACACCAAACAGCCGTAAGACTATCATGTTTTGATTCTTCCAGATATTCACTTGCGTCCATTCTCTCGAAGAAATTGTTTACAATGATTGACAAGTGGAATCGCCCCCCGCATACGTCTGACAATTTAGGGTCATATATATAGGCGCCGTTAAGCAAAATGTTCTGAAACAGCTGTTGACCCAGATACATTAGCGTGGGTCGGTTCATGTGAACACTATAAGCAAGTATGGTATCACAATTACGcctattttcataaagctctgttaaggtgagtactaatttcgagt encodes:
- the LOC142226145 gene encoding uncharacterized protein LOC142226145: MDASEYLEESKHDSLTAVWYSPSSKTKANADSNVLACRARLEVIINTTLEHFKKWNMADKRGLQLCSHIEATKGKLLEQINSSEKNEDFTLYPSTLKPHCANLAIIASICNDISVKTKDSLRQLRALSKLPGSCNEIFYRSWQLPNFVTFMEDLATRYENEANIKKAVAENIPHCTSKSELIRWTSLWEYPQYVDSYVFALFTCFKEEIENKNVS
- the Uch gene encoding ubiquitin carboxyl-terminal hydrolase encodes the protein MSVWTPLESNPDVLTKYIHTLGVSKEWSLTDVMGLEPEMLEWIPKPAKSIILLFPCSEKYEKHRAEENERLAGEAQNHPKSLFYMRQFTSNACGTVALIHSVANNADIVLEDGPLKKFLDTAKDLTPEERGKALESDKGVTDSHQTLAQEGQTAANPEEKVNHHFIALVNVEGTLYELDGRKSFPVKHGATTDENFVQDAARVCKEFMARDPEELRFTVMALAASQN